From [Flavobacterium] thermophilum:
CAAAAAAGATGAGAAAATAAAAGAGCGGAAACACCGTTTTTCGCGCCGCCGCCCCCCGTTTTAACGCCGCTTCCATCCCGTCCTCCCCTTTCGTGAAACCAACGCCCGCCCCGCTCTCTTTGTTCGCCGGGGCGGCGGACCGCCGTTTAGTTCGCCAGCTCATAAATCGCTTGGGCGTAAATGGCGGTCGCTTTCACCAAGTCGTCAATCTCGATATATTCATCTTTTTGGTGGGCGACGTCCGGGCGGCCGGGAAACAAGGCGCCGAACGCCACGCCGGCCGTCAAGGCGCGGGCGTACGTGCCGCCGCCGATCGAAAGCAGCCGGGCCGGCTCGCCGGTTTGTTGTTCATACACGCGCTGGAGCGTGCGGATCAGCTCATGGCCGGGATCGACGTAATGCGGCTTCGTGTCGGCAAAACGGCTGAGGGAAAAGCCGTGCCGGGCGGCCGTCTCGGCGAGCGTCCGGCGGATCGCGCCGCCGTCGGCCGTCACCGGATAGCGGATGTTCAACCCGATCGTTCCGCCGCCGTCGCGGCTGTACGACAACATCCCGGCGTTGACCGTCAGCTCGCCGCTCCGCTCATCGCGATGCGCGAGGCCGAGCTTCCGGCCGCGCGTGTCGGACAGGACGGCCGCGGCAAACTCGACAAACGGCAAGCTTTGGCCGTCAAGCGGAAGCGACGCCAAAAACTCCGCCAAATAGACGCCGGCGTTTTTGCCGCGCTCCGGTTCGGCGCCATGAGCGGACACCCCTTCCAATTGAAAGACGACGGCCCCTTCGCTTTGCCTGATGCTCCCCTTTACGCCGCGCTCCCGGCAAAACTGTTCATAGAGGCCAAGCAGCTCCTCCGTCCGTCCCGCTCCTTCCACCACCGCTTCCGCCGCGTCGGGCACCATATTGTAGCGGCGGCCGGCTTGAAACGAAACGAGCGTGAACGCCCCCGCTCCGTCCGGCGCGGCCGGCCGGTATGCCAAATCGGCGTCAATGATCCCTTTTTCCGCATAAATAATCGGAAAATCGGCGTCCGGGACAAACCCGGCGTCCGGCATTTCTTCCCGCTGAAAATAATGGGCAACGCAGCGCCAGTCGCTTTCCTCATCGCCCCCGATGATGAGCCGCACCCGCTTGCCGAGCGGCAGCCCGAGTTCTTTGACGATTTTCATCGCGTAAAACGCCGCGACGGTCGGCCCTTTGTCATCGATCGCTCCGCGTCCGTAAAGGCGGCCGCCGCGCACCTCGGCGGCAAACGGATCCATCGTCCAGCCGTCCCCCGCCGGCACGACGTCAAGATGGCCGAGCACGCCGATGAGCTTCTCCCCTTCACCCATTTCAATATGCCCGGCAAAC
This genomic window contains:
- a CDS encoding Putative dipeptidase SA1572, translated to MEINWIEEAQKRKDDLIRDVQALVRIPSVRDDDGAKPGAPFGPKVAEALEYMLRRGREEGFQVKNVDGFAGHIEMGEGEKLIGVLGHLDVVPAGDGWTMDPFAAEVRGGRLYGRGAIDDKGPTVAAFYAMKIVKELGLPLGKRVRLIIGGDEESDWRCVAHYFQREEMPDAGFVPDADFPIIYAEKGIIDADLAYRPAAPDGAGAFTLVSFQAGRRYNMVPDAAEAVVEGAGRTEELLGLYEQFCRERGVKGSIRQSEGAVVFQLEGVSAHGAEPERGKNAGVYLAEFLASLPLDGQSLPFVEFAAAVLSDTRGRKLGLAHRDERSGELTVNAGMLSYSRDGGGTIGLNIRYPVTADGGAIRRTLAETAARHGFSLSRFADTKPHYVDPGHELIRTLQRVYEQQTGEPARLLSIGGGTYARALTAGVAFGALFPGRPDVAHQKDEYIEIDDLVKATAIYAQAIYELAN